In Burkholderia savannae, one genomic interval encodes:
- the ispE gene encoding 4-(cytidine 5'-diphospho)-2-C-methyl-D-erythritol kinase encodes MTDTTRSLRDCLAPAKLNLFLHITGRRPDGYHELQSVFQLLDWGDTLHFTLRDDGKVSRKTDVPGVPEQTDLVVRAASLLKAHAGVEAGVDIEIDKRLPMGAGLGGGSSDAATTLLALNRLWKLDLPREELQSLAVKLGADVPFFVFGKNAFAEGIGEALQQVQLPARWFLVVTPRVHVPTAAIFSDKSLTRDSKPITITDFLAQQSRDAGWPDSFGRNDMQQVVTSKYAEVAKVVEWFYNLTPARMTGSGASVFAAFRSKAEAEAAQAKLPAGWNSAIAESLSEHPLFAFAS; translated from the coding sequence ATGACCGATACGACCCGCTCGCTGCGCGACTGCCTCGCCCCGGCGAAACTGAACCTGTTCCTGCACATCACGGGCCGCCGCCCGGACGGCTATCACGAACTGCAAAGCGTATTCCAGCTGCTCGACTGGGGCGACACGCTGCATTTCACGCTGCGCGACGACGGCAAGGTGTCACGCAAAACCGACGTGCCGGGCGTGCCGGAGCAAACCGATCTCGTCGTGCGCGCGGCGTCGCTGCTGAAGGCGCACGCGGGCGTCGAAGCCGGCGTCGACATCGAGATCGACAAGCGCCTGCCGATGGGCGCGGGCCTCGGCGGCGGCAGCTCGGACGCGGCGACGACGCTGCTTGCGCTCAACCGCCTGTGGAAACTCGATTTGCCGCGAGAGGAACTGCAATCGCTCGCGGTGAAGCTCGGCGCCGACGTGCCCTTTTTCGTGTTCGGCAAAAATGCGTTCGCGGAGGGTATCGGAGAAGCATTGCAGCAGGTACAATTGCCGGCTCGTTGGTTCCTGGTTGTGACGCCACGGGTTCATGTTCCGACCGCAGCGATTTTCTCCGATAAATCGTTGACAAGGGATTCAAAGCCCATCACAATTACGGACTTTCTTGCACAGCAAAGCCGCGACGCAGGATGGCCGGACAGCTTCGGCCGGAATGACATGCAGCAAGTTGTGACGAGCAAGTACGCGGAAGTTGCAAAGGTGGTCGAATGGTTTTATAATCTGACCCCCGCGCGGATGACCGGCTCTGGAGCTAGCGTGTTTGCAGCGTTCAGGAGCAAGGCTGAAGCAGAAGCGGCGCAAGCCAAACTGCCGGCCGGCTGGAACAGCGCAATTGCCGAGAGCTTGAGTGAGCATCCACTCTTCGCTTTCGCGTCATAA
- the hisC gene encoding histidinol-phosphate transaminase encodes MSRYWSDIVHQLEPYVPGEQPALAHPVKLNTNENPYPPSPRAVDAIRRELGDTGEALRRYPDPVARKLREAVAAHHGVAPEQVFAGNGSDEVLAHVFQALLRHDKPLRFPDITYSFYPTYARLYRVACETVPLADDFSIVVDDYLDDAGCVLFPNPNAPTGRALPLSDIERIVAANPSSVVVIDEAYVDFGAESAVSLISRYPNLLVVHTASKARSLAGMRVGFAFGDVALIDALTRVKDSFNSYPLDRLAQAATQASYEDDAWFQATRKRVIASRERLVGALAALGFDVVPSAANFVFARHPRHDAATLATQLKQREIFVRHFKLPRIDQHLRITVGTDAECDTLVAALRELLA; translated from the coding sequence GTGAGCCGTTACTGGAGCGACATCGTCCATCAACTCGAGCCGTACGTGCCGGGCGAGCAGCCGGCGCTCGCGCATCCCGTCAAGCTGAACACGAACGAGAACCCGTATCCGCCGTCGCCGCGCGCGGTCGACGCGATCCGGCGCGAGCTCGGCGACACGGGCGAGGCGCTGCGCCGCTATCCGGACCCCGTCGCGCGCAAGCTGCGCGAGGCGGTCGCCGCGCATCACGGCGTCGCGCCCGAGCAGGTGTTCGCCGGCAACGGCTCGGACGAAGTGCTTGCGCACGTGTTCCAGGCGCTCCTGCGGCACGACAAGCCGCTGCGCTTCCCGGACATCACGTACAGCTTCTACCCGACCTATGCGCGGCTCTATCGCGTCGCGTGCGAGACGGTGCCGCTCGCCGACGATTTCTCGATCGTCGTCGACGACTATCTCGACGACGCCGGCTGCGTGCTGTTCCCGAACCCGAACGCGCCGACGGGCCGCGCGCTGCCGCTTTCCGACATCGAGCGGATCGTCGCCGCGAATCCGAGCTCGGTCGTCGTGATCGACGAGGCGTATGTCGACTTCGGCGCGGAATCGGCCGTGTCGCTGATCTCCCGCTACCCGAACCTGCTCGTCGTGCATACCGCGTCGAAGGCGCGCTCGCTCGCCGGCATGCGCGTCGGTTTCGCGTTCGGCGACGTCGCGCTGATCGATGCGCTCACGCGCGTGAAGGACAGCTTCAACTCCTACCCGCTCGATCGTCTCGCGCAGGCCGCGACGCAGGCTTCTTACGAGGACGACGCGTGGTTCCAGGCCACGCGAAAGCGGGTGATCGCGAGCCGCGAGCGGCTCGTCGGCGCGCTGGCCGCGCTCGGCTTCGACGTCGTGCCGTCGGCGGCGAACTTCGTGTTCGCGCGCCACCCGCGCCATGATGCGGCGACGCTTGCCACGCAACTGAAGCAGCGGGAGATTTTCGTGCGGCACTTCAAGCTGCCGCGAATCGATCAGCACCTGCGCATCACGGTCGGCACCGACGCCGAGTGCGACACGCTCGTCGCGGCGCTGCGCGAGTTGCTCGCGTAG
- the coaD gene encoding pantetheine-phosphate adenylyltransferase, whose product MVVAVYPGTFDPLTRGHEDLVRRASSIFDTLVVGVADSRAKKPFFSLEERLKIANEVLGHYPNVKVMGFTGLLKDFVRANDARVIVRGLRAVSDFEYEFQMAGMNRYLLPDVETMFMTPSDQYQFISGTIVREIAQLGGDVSKFVFPSVEKWLTEKVAAMAQEPSA is encoded by the coding sequence ATGGTAGTCGCCGTGTACCCGGGTACGTTCGATCCGCTCACGCGAGGCCACGAGGATCTCGTTCGGCGCGCGTCGAGCATTTTTGATACGCTGGTCGTCGGCGTCGCCGACAGCCGCGCGAAAAAGCCGTTCTTCTCGCTCGAGGAGCGTCTGAAGATCGCCAACGAGGTGCTGGGCCATTACCCGAACGTGAAAGTGATGGGCTTCACCGGGCTCTTGAAGGACTTCGTGCGCGCGAACGACGCGCGCGTGATCGTGCGGGGCCTGCGTGCGGTGTCGGATTTCGAGTACGAGTTTCAGATGGCGGGGATGAACCGCTACCTGCTGCCGGACGTCGAGACGATGTTCATGACGCCGTCGGACCAATACCAGTTCATCTCGGGCACGATCGTGCGCGAGATCGCGCAGTTGGGCGGCGACGTCAGCAAGTTCGTGTTTCCGTCGGTCGAGAAATGGCTGACGGAGAAGGTGGCCGCGATGGCCCAGGAGCCGTCCGCGTGA
- a CDS encoding YfhL family 4Fe-4S dicluster ferredoxin, translating into MALMITDECINCDVCEPECPNGAISMGPEIYVIDPNKCTECVGHFDEPQCQQVCPVECIPRDPSRPETKDQLMAKYRALIAAEKNGA; encoded by the coding sequence ATGGCTTTGATGATTACCGACGAGTGCATCAATTGCGACGTGTGCGAGCCCGAGTGCCCGAACGGCGCGATTTCGATGGGCCCGGAGATCTACGTGATCGATCCGAACAAGTGCACCGAGTGCGTCGGCCATTTCGACGAGCCGCAGTGCCAGCAGGTGTGCCCGGTCGAGTGCATTCCGCGGGACCCGAGTCGTCCCGAGACGAAGGACCAATTGATGGCGAAATATCGCGCGCTGATCGCGGCGGAGAAGAACGGCGCGTGA
- a CDS encoding ribose-phosphate pyrophosphokinase encodes MSSHDGLMVFTGNANPALAQEVVKILGIPLGKAMVSRFSDGEIQVEIQENVRGKDVFVLQSTCAPTNDNLMELMIMVDALKRASAGRITAAIPYFGYARQDRRPRSARVAISAKVVANMLEIAGVERIITMDLHADQIQGFFDIPVDNIYATPILLGDLRKQNYSDLLVVSPDVGGVVRARALAKQLNCDLAIIDKRRPKANVAEVMNIIGEVEGRTCVIMDDMVDTAGTLCKAAQVLKERGAKQVFAYATHPVLSGGAGDRIAASALDELVVTDTIPLSAESLSCPKIRSLSSAGLLAETFSRIRRGDSVMSLFAES; translated from the coding sequence ATGAGCAGCCATGACGGCCTGATGGTTTTTACTGGCAACGCCAATCCCGCGCTTGCTCAGGAAGTCGTCAAAATTCTTGGTATTCCCCTCGGCAAAGCGATGGTCAGCCGTTTCTCCGACGGCGAGATCCAGGTCGAAATCCAGGAAAACGTGCGCGGCAAGGACGTCTTCGTCCTGCAATCCACGTGCGCGCCGACGAACGACAACCTGATGGAACTGATGATCATGGTCGATGCGTTGAAGCGCGCATCCGCAGGCCGGATCACCGCCGCCATCCCCTACTTCGGCTATGCGCGCCAGGATCGCCGTCCGCGTTCGGCGCGCGTCGCGATCTCCGCGAAGGTCGTCGCGAACATGCTGGAAATCGCCGGCGTCGAGCGGATCATCACGATGGATCTGCACGCCGACCAGATTCAAGGCTTCTTCGACATCCCCGTCGACAACATCTACGCGACGCCGATCCTGCTGGGCGACCTGCGCAAGCAGAACTACTCGGATCTGCTCGTCGTGTCGCCGGACGTCGGCGGCGTCGTGCGCGCCCGCGCGCTCGCGAAGCAGTTGAACTGCGATCTCGCGATCATCGACAAGCGCCGTCCGAAGGCGAACGTCGCCGAAGTGATGAACATCATCGGTGAAGTCGAAGGCCGCACCTGCGTGATCATGGACGACATGGTCGACACGGCGGGCACGCTCTGCAAGGCCGCGCAAGTGCTGAAGGAGCGAGGCGCGAAGCAGGTGTTCGCGTACGCGACGCACCCGGTGCTCTCGGGCGGCGCGGGCGACCGGATCGCCGCCTCGGCGCTCGACGAGCTCGTCGTCACCGACACGATTCCGCTGTCCGCCGAATCGCTCTCGTGCCCGAAGATCCGCTCGCTGTCGAGCGCGGGCCTTCTCGCCGAAACGTTCTCGCGGATTCGCCGCGGCGATTCGGTGATGTCGCTGTTCGCGGAATCGTAA
- the rsmD gene encoding 16S rRNA (guanine(966)-N(2))-methyltransferase RsmD, whose protein sequence is MSRSSSARPPAQRAPAAGRGKPHTIRIIGGDWKRTPLPVLDLDGLRPTPDRVRETLFNWLGQDLEGRRCLDLFAGSGALGFEAASRGAASVVMVERHPRAAQQLRALKDKLAARAIEIAEADALRIAAGLAPRSFDIVFVDPPFGDAAAFARALALAPDLVAPGGYLYVETGAQLDASAHASLAGWQVTRHGKAGAVHYHLLQRENDE, encoded by the coding sequence ATGTCCCGTTCCTCTTCGGCGCGGCCGCCGGCGCAGCGAGCCCCAGCGGCCGGCCGCGGCAAGCCGCACACGATCCGCATCATCGGCGGCGACTGGAAGCGCACGCCGCTTCCGGTGCTCGACCTGGACGGCCTGCGTCCGACGCCCGACCGCGTGCGCGAGACGCTCTTCAACTGGCTCGGCCAGGATCTCGAAGGCCGGCGCTGCCTCGATCTGTTCGCGGGCAGCGGCGCGCTCGGCTTCGAGGCCGCGTCGCGCGGCGCGGCGAGCGTCGTGATGGTCGAGCGCCATCCGCGCGCCGCGCAGCAGCTTCGCGCGCTGAAGGACAAGCTTGCCGCGCGCGCGATCGAGATCGCAGAAGCCGACGCGCTGCGCATCGCCGCGGGCCTCGCGCCGCGCTCGTTCGACATCGTGTTCGTCGATCCGCCGTTCGGCGACGCGGCCGCGTTCGCGCGCGCGCTCGCGCTCGCGCCGGATCTCGTCGCGCCGGGCGGCTATCTGTATGTCGAGACGGGCGCGCAGCTCGATGCGTCCGCGCACGCGTCGCTCGCCGGCTGGCAGGTGACGCGGCACGGCAAGGCAGGCGCCGTCCACTATCATTTGCTGCAACGCGAAAATGATGAATAA
- a CDS encoding 50S ribosomal protein L25/general stress protein Ctc, whose amino-acid sequence MKVVAFERQQQGTGASRRLRNAGKTTGIVYGGETAPQMIELDHNALWHALKKEAFHSSILDLEVAGKSQRVLLRDVQYHPFRQLVLHVDFQRIDPKKKLHTKVPLHFLNAETSPAVKLSSAVVSHVVTEIEIECLPADLPEFLEVDLSKIEAGQSLHAKDIALPNGVALTAHGDAENPVVASATIPAGAVSEEAAAGEGETPAA is encoded by the coding sequence ATGAAAGTCGTCGCTTTCGAGCGCCAACAGCAAGGTACGGGTGCGAGCCGCCGCCTGCGCAACGCCGGTAAGACCACGGGTATCGTGTACGGTGGTGAAACCGCCCCGCAAATGATCGAGCTCGATCACAACGCGCTGTGGCACGCGCTGAAGAAGGAAGCCTTCCACTCGTCGATCCTCGACCTCGAAGTGGCCGGCAAGTCGCAACGCGTCCTGCTGCGTGACGTGCAATACCACCCGTTCCGTCAGCTCGTGCTGCACGTGGACTTCCAGCGCATCGATCCGAAGAAGAAGCTGCACACGAAGGTGCCGCTGCACTTCCTGAACGCGGAAACGAGCCCGGCCGTGAAGCTGTCGAGCGCGGTCGTGTCGCACGTCGTGACGGAAATCGAAATCGAGTGCCTGCCGGCCGACCTGCCGGAATTCCTCGAAGTCGATCTGTCGAAGATCGAAGCAGGCCAGTCGCTGCACGCGAAGGACATCGCGCTGCCGAACGGCGTCGCGCTGACCGCGCACGGCGACGCGGAAAACCCGGTGGTCGCTTCGGCGACGATCCCGGCTGGCGCCGTGTCGGAAGAAGCGGCTGCGGGCGAAGGCGAAACGCCGGCCGCCTAA
- a CDS encoding tetratricopeptide repeat protein yields MTLPSKLSQKRPAAARGPRAVPVRRAIGAALVAAWALAAFPAHAQDDAGDDAPRAAFASMLPEEQKDLPNVSLTSQIVYQVLAAEVALQRNLPAPAYQTYLALARDTRDPRMAQRATEIALAAQSPADALTAANLWREYSPDSPRAAQVDAALLVLGGKPADAQPMLAQELARATGANRGEAIIALQALLARGPNRVGGLTVLQDLLKNDMNRPEARIAIARQQLATDDKNGATQSLKEALRLKPDYLPAALMLSQMGPGERATGIESFEKFVQQNPKSRDGRLALAQLYLADDRLDDAQKQFDAMRRNDSGDPTPLMAIALIKIQQKHLDDATKYLKQYVKVAQKKPGADVGQAYVYLAQIALDQGNDALAGQWLDKVDESSQQYVPAQVTRAQLLQKQGKVDEARKLLANLQVSDPRDAAVIARTDASILFTSKRYKEAADRLAQAVEDYPDDPDLRYDYAMACEKIGQYTMMEQQLRLLMRAQPDNPQAYNALGYSLADRNLRLQEADKLIEKASSLAPNDAFIMDSLGWIKYRLGDTAGATKVLKRAYDLQPNAEIGAHLGEVLWKSGAQDEARAAWRAAQKLEPDNDTLVQTLKRFQVNGL; encoded by the coding sequence ATGACCTTGCCCTCGAAGCTGTCCCAGAAGCGCCCTGCCGCTGCGCGCGGCCCGCGCGCCGTCCCGGTGCGCCGCGCGATCGGCGCCGCGCTCGTCGCGGCGTGGGCGCTCGCCGCGTTCCCCGCTCACGCGCAGGACGACGCAGGCGACGACGCCCCTCGGGCCGCGTTCGCGTCGATGCTGCCGGAAGAGCAGAAGGATCTGCCGAACGTCTCGCTGACGAGCCAGATCGTCTACCAGGTGCTCGCGGCCGAGGTCGCGCTGCAACGCAATCTCCCGGCCCCCGCGTACCAGACCTACCTCGCGCTCGCGCGCGACACCCGCGATCCGCGGATGGCCCAGCGCGCGACCGAGATCGCGCTCGCCGCGCAGAGCCCCGCGGACGCGCTGACGGCCGCGAATCTGTGGCGCGAGTATTCGCCGGATTCGCCCCGCGCCGCGCAGGTCGACGCCGCGCTCCTCGTGCTCGGCGGCAAGCCGGCCGACGCGCAGCCGATGCTCGCGCAGGAGCTCGCGCGCGCGACGGGCGCGAACCGCGGCGAAGCGATCATCGCGCTGCAGGCGCTGCTCGCGCGCGGCCCGAACCGCGTCGGCGGCCTGACGGTGCTTCAGGATCTGCTGAAGAACGATATGAACCGGCCGGAGGCGCGGATCGCGATCGCGCGCCAGCAGCTCGCGACCGACGACAAGAACGGCGCGACGCAATCGCTGAAGGAGGCGCTGCGGCTCAAGCCCGACTATCTGCCGGCCGCGCTGATGCTGTCGCAGATGGGTCCGGGCGAGCGCGCGACCGGGATCGAATCGTTCGAGAAGTTCGTCCAGCAGAATCCGAAATCGCGCGACGGCCGCCTCGCGCTCGCGCAGCTCTACCTCGCCGACGATCGGCTCGACGACGCGCAGAAGCAGTTCGACGCGATGCGCCGCAACGATTCGGGCGACCCGACGCCGCTCATGGCGATCGCGCTCATCAAGATCCAGCAGAAGCACCTCGACGACGCGACCAAGTACCTGAAGCAATACGTGAAGGTCGCGCAGAAGAAGCCTGGGGCGGACGTCGGCCAGGCGTACGTCTATCTCGCGCAGATCGCGCTCGACCAGGGCAACGATGCGCTCGCCGGCCAATGGCTCGACAAGGTCGACGAATCGAGCCAGCAATACGTGCCCGCGCAGGTCACGCGCGCGCAGCTCCTGCAGAAGCAGGGCAAGGTCGACGAGGCGCGCAAGCTGCTCGCTAACCTGCAGGTGTCCGACCCGCGCGACGCCGCGGTGATCGCGCGCACCGACGCGTCGATCCTCTTCACGTCGAAGCGCTACAAGGAAGCTGCGGACCGGCTCGCGCAGGCGGTCGAGGATTACCCGGACGATCCCGATCTGCGCTACGACTACGCGATGGCCTGCGAGAAGATCGGCCAGTACACGATGATGGAGCAGCAGTTGCGCCTGCTGATGCGCGCGCAGCCGGACAATCCGCAGGCATACAACGCGCTCGGCTATTCGCTCGCCGATCGCAATCTGCGCCTGCAGGAAGCGGATAAGCTGATCGAGAAGGCCAGCTCGCTCGCGCCGAACGACGCGTTCATCATGGACAGCCTCGGCTGGATCAAGTACCGCCTCGGCGACACGGCAGGCGCGACGAAGGTCCTGAAGCGCGCTTACGACCTGCAGCCGAACGCGGAAATCGGCGCGCATCTCGGAGAAGTGCTGTGGAAAAGCGGCGCGCAGGACGAAGCGCGCGCCGCGTGGCGCGCCGCGCAGAAGCTCGAGCCCGACAACGATACGCTCGTGCAGACGCTCAAGCGCTTTCAGGTGAACGGACTTTGA
- the maiA gene encoding maleylacetoacetate isomerase: MKLYSYFRSSAAFRVRIALYLKKLPFDYVPVHLLRDGGQQLTDEYRALNPDALVPTLIDGDSPLQQSLAIVEYLDEAYPDVPLLPKAPVDRAYVRAIALQVACEIHPLNNLRVLKYLKHTLKVDDYAKDAWYRHWIEDGFKTLETRLSSDPRTGKLCFGDTPTLADLCIVPQVFNAQRFSIGLERFPTIRRIHDHAMTLDAFRAAAPAAQPDAE, encoded by the coding sequence ATGAAGCTCTATAGCTATTTCCGCAGTTCGGCGGCGTTTCGCGTGCGTATCGCGCTGTATCTGAAGAAGCTGCCGTTCGACTACGTGCCGGTGCATCTGCTGCGCGACGGCGGCCAGCAATTGACGGACGAATATCGCGCGCTCAACCCCGACGCGCTCGTGCCGACGCTCATCGACGGCGATTCGCCGCTGCAGCAGTCGCTCGCGATCGTCGAATATCTCGACGAAGCGTATCCGGACGTGCCGCTGCTGCCGAAGGCGCCCGTCGACCGCGCGTACGTGCGCGCGATCGCGCTGCAGGTCGCCTGCGAGATTCACCCGCTCAACAATCTGCGCGTGCTGAAGTACCTGAAGCACACGCTGAAGGTCGACGACTACGCGAAGGACGCGTGGTATCGCCACTGGATCGAGGACGGCTTCAAGACGCTCGAGACGCGTCTTTCGAGCGACCCGCGCACGGGCAAGCTGTGCTTCGGCGATACGCCGACGCTCGCCGATCTCTGCATCGTGCCGCAGGTGTTCAATGCGCAGCGCTTCTCGATCGGCCTCGAGCGGTTCCCGACGATTCGGCGCATCCACGATCACGCGATGACGCTCGACGCTTTCAGGGCGGCCGCGCCCGCCGCGCAGCCGGACGCCGAGTGA
- the lolB gene encoding lipoprotein insertase outer membrane protein LolB, producing MMTTPRFARSRAHAARGFVLAAAAAIALAGCATQPERASASIAPNALQTEQNRAYTGRFAVQYQDQLGNPRNVYGNFDWQEQDASVSLELRSPLGQTLAVVKSAPSGASLELPNRQPQYAPDVGELMQRALGFALPLDGLRYWLLPTPAPATPATTVRDPQDGTRIKEIRQDGWTIDYIAYADAPAAGVKRINLVRQTPPLDIKLVLDR from the coding sequence TTGATGACGACGCCGCGTTTTGCCCGGTCGCGTGCGCACGCCGCGCGCGGCTTTGTCCTCGCCGCGGCGGCCGCCATCGCGCTCGCCGGCTGCGCGACGCAGCCCGAGCGAGCGAGCGCCTCCATCGCGCCGAACGCGCTGCAAACCGAGCAGAACCGCGCTTACACGGGCCGCTTCGCGGTCCAGTACCAGGATCAGCTCGGCAATCCGCGCAACGTCTACGGCAATTTCGATTGGCAGGAGCAAGACGCGAGCGTGTCGCTCGAACTGCGCAGCCCGCTCGGCCAGACGCTGGCCGTCGTGAAGTCGGCGCCGAGCGGCGCGTCGCTCGAACTGCCGAATCGCCAGCCTCAATACGCGCCCGACGTCGGCGAGCTGATGCAGCGCGCGCTCGGCTTCGCGCTGCCGCTCGACGGCCTGCGCTACTGGCTGCTGCCCACGCCCGCGCCGGCGACGCCCGCGACGACGGTGCGCGACCCGCAGGACGGCACGCGGATCAAGGAGATCCGCCAGGACGGCTGGACCATCGATTACATCGCGTACGCCGATGCGCCCGCCGCCGGCGTGAAGCGCATCAACCTGGTGCGGCAAACGCCGCCGCTCGACATCAAGCTCGTGCTCGACCGCTGA
- the ftsY gene encoding signal recognition particle-docking protein FtsY, protein MFSFFKRFKKAPDAAPAEPQQAPEAPQDDTGGPAASEAARVDAPAAPAAALPRDEAPSRAVTQTPAPATPPAAPSVSAPESPVRQPPAATPARAAAEPAPSVVMTVTPSANGRDGVVETVEIVPPPAPEPTAKKSWLARLKSGLSKTSSSITNVFVNTKIDEALYEELETALLMSDAGVDATEHLLGALREKVRTGRLTDPQQVKDALRDLLVDLLEPLEKSLVLGRAQPLVMMIAGVNGAGKTTSIGKLAKHLQSFDQSVMLAAGDTFRAAAREQLAIWGERNNVTVVQQESGDPAAVIFDAVSAARARNIDVMMADTAGRLPTQLHLMEELRKVKRVIGKAHDGAPHEVLLVIDANTGQNALTQVKAFDDALGLTGLIVTKLDGTAKGGILAAIARQRPIPVYFIGIGEKVEDLQPFSAAEFSDALLG, encoded by the coding sequence ATGTTCAGCTTCTTCAAACGATTCAAGAAAGCGCCCGACGCCGCACCGGCCGAGCCGCAGCAAGCGCCCGAAGCGCCGCAGGACGACACCGGCGGCCCGGCCGCGTCCGAGGCCGCGCGGGTTGATGCGCCCGCCGCCCCCGCCGCTGCGCTCCCGCGCGACGAGGCGCCGTCGCGCGCCGTCACACAGACGCCCGCGCCCGCAACGCCGCCTGCCGCCCCTTCCGTCAGTGCGCCGGAATCGCCGGTCCGACAGCCGCCCGCCGCCACGCCGGCCCGCGCGGCCGCCGAGCCCGCGCCGTCCGTCGTGATGACGGTCACGCCGTCGGCGAACGGCCGCGACGGCGTCGTCGAGACGGTCGAGATCGTGCCGCCGCCCGCGCCCGAGCCGACCGCGAAGAAATCGTGGCTCGCGCGGCTGAAGTCCGGCCTCTCGAAGACGAGCTCGAGCATCACGAACGTGTTCGTCAACACGAAGATCGACGAGGCGCTCTACGAGGAGCTCGAAACGGCGCTGCTGATGTCGGATGCCGGCGTCGACGCGACCGAGCATCTGCTCGGCGCGCTGCGCGAAAAGGTGCGCACGGGCCGCCTCACCGATCCGCAGCAGGTGAAGGACGCGCTGCGCGACCTGCTCGTCGATCTGCTGGAGCCGCTCGAGAAGTCGCTCGTGCTCGGGCGCGCGCAGCCGCTCGTGATGATGATCGCGGGCGTGAACGGCGCGGGCAAGACGACGAGCATCGGCAAGCTCGCGAAGCATCTGCAGAGCTTCGACCAGTCGGTGATGCTCGCGGCGGGCGACACGTTCCGCGCGGCCGCGCGCGAACAGCTCGCGATCTGGGGCGAGCGCAACAACGTGACGGTGGTCCAGCAGGAGAGCGGCGACCCGGCCGCGGTGATCTTCGACGCGGTCAGCGCCGCGCGCGCGCGCAACATCGACGTGATGATGGCCGACACCGCGGGCCGCCTGCCGACGCAGCTGCATCTGATGGAGGAGCTCCGGAAGGTGAAGCGCGTGATCGGCAAGGCGCACGACGGCGCGCCGCACGAGGTGCTGCTCGTGATCGACGCGAACACGGGCCAGAACGCACTCACGCAGGTGAAGGCGTTCGACGACGCGCTCGGCCTCACGGGCCTCATCGTCACGAAGCTCGACGGCACCGCGAAGGGCGGCATCCTCGCCGCGATCGCGCGGCAGCGGCCGATTCCGGTGTATTTCATCGGCATCGGCGAGAAGGTCGAGGATCTGCAGCCGTTCAGCGCGGCGGAATTCTCGGACGCGCTGCTCGGCTAA
- the pth gene encoding aminoacyl-tRNA hydrolase, translating into MIKLIVGLGNPGAEYTATRHNAGFWLVDQLAREAGATLRDERRFHGFYAKARLHGEEVHLLEPQTYMNRSGQSVVALAHFFKILPNEILVAHDELDLPPGAVKLKLGGGSGGHNGLKDISAHLSSQQYWRLRIGIGHPRDLIPESARAGAKPDVANFVLKPPRKDEQDVIDAAIERALAVMPTVVKGETERAMMQLHRNGA; encoded by the coding sequence ATGATCAAACTGATCGTCGGCCTCGGCAATCCCGGGGCGGAATACACCGCGACGCGCCACAACGCAGGCTTCTGGCTCGTCGACCAGCTCGCGCGCGAAGCCGGCGCGACGCTGCGCGACGAGCGGCGCTTTCATGGCTTCTACGCGAAAGCGCGCCTCCACGGCGAGGAAGTGCATCTGCTCGAGCCGCAGACGTACATGAACCGCTCCGGCCAATCGGTCGTCGCGCTCGCGCATTTCTTCAAGATCCTGCCGAACGAAATCCTCGTCGCGCACGACGAGCTCGACCTGCCGCCCGGCGCGGTCAAGTTGAAGCTCGGCGGCGGCAGCGGTGGCCACAACGGCCTCAAGGACATCTCCGCGCATCTGTCTTCGCAGCAGTACTGGCGGCTGCGGATCGGCATCGGCCATCCGCGCGACCTGATTCCCGAAAGCGCGCGCGCGGGCGCGAAACCCGATGTCGCGAACTTCGTGCTGAAGCCGCCGCGCAAGGATGAGCAGGACGTGATCGACGCCGCGATCGAACGCGCGCTCGCCGTGATGCCCACCGTCGTCAAGGGCGAGACCGAGCGCGCGATGATGCAGCTGCATCGCAACGGCGCCTGA